A genome region from Streptomyces sp. NBC_01296 includes the following:
- the egtA gene encoding ergothioneine biosynthesis glutamate--cysteine ligase EgtA codes for MPQDSPAPPTPQTPGASAALSETAAEDLIHGICFKTGPPRTLGAELEWLVLDAERPGRILPPDRLTAAHDAARALPLNSRLSIEPGGQLELSSAPARSLSGCLDGLQADLTAVRSALRSRGLVLHGTGRDPRLPLRRLLSSPRYDAMEIHFDRTGPAGRAMMCASASVQVCVDAGYEEPGPLGYGRRWRLAHLLGAVFVAAFANSPAHEGPYAGWRCARQGIWSDIDARRALAPPPDAEPRAGWTRHALDTEVMCVRSPDGGPWAAPRGLTFRDWLRAADSGAGTRGPDGLRAPTAEDLEYHLTTLFPPVRPRGHLEFRMIDAQPGDDGWLVPVAVVHALFDDPEAAESAYRVAKALADTHGSRPAPRNPLWQSAARHGLADPELRTAAAACFLAAAEALPRLGASRHVQDVVGAFTERFVLRGRCPADDGFLQLTGTGARS; via the coding sequence ATGCCTCAGGACTCACCTGCACCACCCACCCCCCAGACACCGGGTGCCTCAGCTGCGCTGAGCGAGACCGCCGCCGAGGACCTGATCCACGGCATCTGTTTCAAGACCGGCCCGCCCCGCACCCTCGGTGCCGAGCTCGAATGGCTCGTACTGGACGCGGAGCGGCCCGGTCGGATACTGCCGCCCGACCGGTTGACCGCCGCGCACGACGCGGCCCGCGCCCTGCCCCTGAATTCCCGGCTCAGCATCGAGCCCGGCGGCCAGCTCGAGCTCAGCTCGGCCCCCGCCCGCTCCCTCTCCGGCTGCCTGGACGGCCTGCAGGCCGATCTCACCGCCGTACGGTCCGCCCTGAGGTCCCGGGGCCTGGTCCTGCACGGGACCGGCCGCGATCCGCGTCTGCCCCTTCGCCGGCTGCTGTCCAGCCCGCGCTACGACGCGATGGAGATCCACTTCGACCGCACCGGCCCGGCCGGCCGCGCCATGATGTGCGCCTCCGCCTCCGTGCAGGTCTGCGTGGACGCGGGGTACGAGGAACCGGGCCCCCTCGGGTACGGCCGTCGCTGGCGGCTGGCCCATCTGCTGGGCGCCGTGTTCGTGGCGGCCTTCGCCAACTCCCCCGCGCACGAGGGTCCGTACGCCGGCTGGCGGTGCGCCCGCCAGGGGATCTGGAGCGACATCGACGCAAGGCGGGCGCTGGCCCCGCCGCCGGACGCCGAACCGCGTGCCGGGTGGACCCGGCACGCGCTGGACACCGAGGTGATGTGCGTACGGTCGCCCGACGGCGGGCCCTGGGCGGCCCCCCGCGGGCTCACGTTCCGCGACTGGCTCCGGGCCGCAGACAGCGGCGCCGGCACCCGGGGTCCGGACGGCCTACGGGCGCCCACCGCCGAGGACCTGGAATACCACCTGACCACGCTGTTCCCGCCGGTGCGCCCGCGCGGCCACCTGGAGTTCCGGATGATCGACGCCCAGCCCGGCGACGACGGCTGGCTGGTCCCGGTGGCGGTGGTGCACGCGCTGTTCGACGACCCGGAGGCCGCCGAGAGCGCGTACCGGGTGGCGAAGGCGCTGGCCGACACGCACGGGTCGCGGCCCGCGCCGCGCAACCCGCTGTGGCAGTCCGCCGCCCGGCACGGCCTGGCCGATCCGGAGCTGCGCACGGCCGCGGCCGCCTGTTTCCTGGCCGCCGCCGAGGCGCTGCCGCGGCTCGGCGCGAGCCGGCACGTCCAGGACGTGGTCGGCGCGTTCACGGAACGCTTCGTACTCCGCGGCCGCTGTCCGGCCGACGACGGATTCCTGCAGCTCACCGGGACGGGGGCCCGCTCATGA
- the egtB gene encoding ergothioneine biosynthesis protein EgtB, whose product MGRTHTDPRPTDRSPTDRSPAALRERAFAALTAARARTALLTDAVSDRDLTEQHSPLMSPLVWDLAHIGNQEELWLLRNVAGHESLRPEIDPLYDAFRHPRSERPKLPLLGPAEARRYAAEVRGRVFDLLERTALEGSALLDDGFAFGMIAQHEQQHDETMLITHQLRRGGPVLTAPDPDPPQGAAPPAPEVLVPGGPFTMGTSAEPWSLDNERPAHTRDTGPFWIDTVPVTNAAYQAFIADGGYRDDRWWAAEGWEQIRRHGIEAPLFWHREAGQWLRRRFGVTEPVPADEPVLHVSWYEADAYARWAGRRLPTEAEWEKAARHDPATGRSTRYPWGDEDPTPAHANLGQRHLRPAPAGSYPAGASPLGVRQLIGDVWEWTSSDFLPYPGFRAFPYREYSEVFFGTEHKVLRGGSFAVDPVACRGTFRNWDLPVRRQIFSGFRTARDV is encoded by the coding sequence ATGGGCCGCACGCACACGGACCCGAGGCCCACGGACCGTTCGCCCACGGACCGTTCACCCGCGGCCCTGCGCGAGCGCGCCTTCGCGGCCCTCACCGCCGCCCGCGCCCGTACGGCGCTGCTCACCGACGCGGTGAGCGACCGGGACCTCACCGAACAGCACTCCCCGCTGATGTCCCCGCTGGTGTGGGACCTGGCGCACATCGGGAACCAGGAGGAGCTCTGGCTGCTGCGCAACGTGGCCGGGCACGAATCCCTGCGCCCCGAGATCGACCCGCTCTACGACGCCTTCCGGCATCCGCGCTCCGAGCGGCCGAAGCTGCCCCTGCTGGGGCCGGCGGAGGCCCGGCGCTACGCGGCCGAGGTGCGCGGCCGGGTCTTCGACCTGCTGGAGCGCACTGCGCTGGAGGGCTCCGCGCTGCTGGACGACGGTTTCGCCTTCGGGATGATCGCCCAGCACGAACAGCAGCACGACGAGACCATGCTGATCACCCATCAGCTGCGCCGGGGCGGGCCGGTGCTCACCGCCCCGGATCCGGATCCGCCGCAGGGCGCGGCCCCGCCGGCGCCCGAAGTCCTGGTGCCGGGCGGCCCGTTCACGATGGGCACCTCGGCCGAGCCGTGGTCGCTGGACAACGAGCGGCCCGCGCACACCCGCGACACCGGGCCGTTCTGGATCGACACGGTGCCGGTGACCAACGCCGCGTACCAGGCGTTCATCGCCGACGGCGGCTACCGGGACGACCGCTGGTGGGCGGCCGAAGGCTGGGAGCAGATACGCCGGCACGGGATCGAGGCGCCGCTGTTCTGGCACCGGGAGGCCGGGCAGTGGCTGCGCCGCCGCTTCGGCGTGACCGAGCCGGTGCCCGCCGACGAGCCCGTGCTGCACGTCAGCTGGTACGAGGCGGACGCGTACGCCCGCTGGGCGGGTCGGCGGCTGCCCACGGAGGCGGAGTGGGAGAAGGCCGCCCGGCACGACCCGGCCACGGGCCGCTCCACCCGCTACCCCTGGGGCGACGAGGACCCGACCCCCGCGCACGCCAACCTGGGCCAGCGCCACCTGCGTCCGGCCCCGGCGGGCAGCTACCCGGCCGGGGCGTCCCCGCTCGGGGTGCGCCAGCTGATCGGCGACGTGTGGGAGTGGACCTCCTCCGACTTCCTGCCGTACCCGGGTTTCCGGGCCTTCCCGTACCGCGAGTACTCGGAGGTGTTCTTCGGCACGGAGCACAAGGTGCTGCGCGGCGGCTCGTTCGCCGTGGATCCGGTGGCCTGCCGGGGCACCTTCCGCAACTGGGACCTGCCGGTGCGCCGGCAGATCTTCTCCGGCTTCCGGACCGCGAGGGACGTCTGA
- the egtC gene encoding ergothioneine biosynthesis protein EgtC: MCRHIAFLGPEAPLARLLSEPEHSLVRQSWEPRRQRHGTVNADGFGVGWYAEGDPVPARYRRAGPIWGDLNFADLARVVRTRAALAAVRDATVFGADGEAAAAPFASGPWLFSHNGAVRGWPEAATPLAAALPPEELLSLAAGTDSALIWALVLHRLHRGDDLGTALAEPVREVAAASPDSRLNLLMTDGTGIAATAWGDSLWYLADTVHPAETGHPADTARPADTAAQRIVVASEPYDDDPRWCEVPDRTLLTTHGTRVVLTPLKEISQ; this comes from the coding sequence ATGTGCCGTCATATCGCGTTCCTGGGGCCGGAGGCGCCCTTGGCCCGGCTGCTGAGCGAGCCGGAGCACTCCCTCGTACGGCAGTCCTGGGAGCCGCGGCGCCAGCGCCACGGCACGGTCAACGCCGATGGCTTCGGCGTCGGCTGGTACGCGGAGGGCGACCCGGTCCCCGCCCGCTACCGGCGGGCCGGGCCGATCTGGGGCGACCTGAACTTCGCCGATCTGGCCCGGGTGGTTCGGACGCGGGCCGCGCTGGCCGCCGTACGGGACGCCACCGTGTTCGGGGCGGACGGGGAGGCCGCGGCGGCGCCGTTCGCGTCCGGGCCGTGGCTGTTCAGCCACAACGGCGCGGTGCGCGGCTGGCCGGAGGCGGCGACGCCGCTCGCGGCCGCCCTGCCGCCCGAGGAGCTGCTGTCCCTGGCGGCGGGCACGGACTCGGCGCTGATCTGGGCGCTGGTGCTGCACCGGCTGCACCGGGGGGACGACCTCGGCACGGCGCTCGCCGAGCCGGTGCGGGAGGTGGCGGCGGCCTCGCCCGACTCCCGGCTGAACCTGCTGATGACCGACGGCACCGGCATCGCCGCGACGGCCTGGGGCGATTCGCTCTGGTACCTGGCCGACACGGTGCATCCGGCCGAGACGGGGCATCCGGCCGACACGGCCCGTCCCGCCGACACGGCGGCGCAGCGCATCGTGGTGGCGTCCGAGCCGTACGACGACGACCCCCGCTGGTGCGAAGTGCCCGACCGGACCCTGCTGACCACCCATGGCACACGGGTCGTCCTGACCCCGCTGAAGGAGATCTCCCAGTGA
- the egtD gene encoding L-histidine N(alpha)-methyltransferase: MSDFQLTRTLDEHSAETALRADVLHGLTVSPKVLPPKWFYDARGSELFEEITRLPEYYPTRAEREILLARAGEIAAASGARTLVELGSGSSEKTRHLIEAMPALDTYIPVDVSGSALEGAAQTLLAEHPGLHVHALVADFTKPLQLPPAPGPRLVVFLGGTIGNLLPPERAAFLASVRAMLSPGDALLMGTDLVKDEAVLVAAYDDAQGVTAEFNKNVLAVVNRELGADFHTDDFAHVAVWNREHEWIEMRLRARSELVVKVRALDLVVPFAAGEEILTEVSAKFRQEGVRKELAEAGLELTQWWTDTEGRFALSLAVADGEDGWAGTPASSEEAGTGSQASAA; the protein is encoded by the coding sequence GTGAGCGATTTCCAGTTGACCCGCACCCTCGACGAGCACTCCGCCGAGACCGCTCTGCGCGCGGACGTCCTGCACGGGCTGACGGTGTCCCCGAAGGTGCTGCCGCCCAAGTGGTTCTACGACGCCCGGGGCAGTGAACTCTTCGAGGAGATAACGCGGCTGCCGGAGTACTATCCGACGCGCGCCGAGCGGGAGATCCTGCTGGCACGGGCCGGGGAGATCGCCGCGGCGAGCGGGGCGCGCACGCTGGTGGAGCTGGGCTCCGGCTCCTCGGAGAAGACGCGGCACCTGATCGAGGCGATGCCCGCGCTGGACACGTACATCCCGGTGGACGTGAGCGGGAGCGCCCTGGAGGGGGCGGCGCAGACGCTGCTGGCCGAGCACCCGGGGCTGCACGTGCACGCGCTGGTGGCCGACTTCACGAAGCCGCTGCAACTGCCGCCGGCTCCCGGCCCGCGGCTGGTGGTGTTCCTCGGCGGCACGATCGGCAATCTGCTGCCGCCGGAGCGCGCCGCGTTCCTGGCCTCCGTACGGGCGATGCTGTCGCCCGGGGACGCCCTGCTGATGGGGACGGACCTGGTGAAGGACGAGGCCGTCCTGGTGGCCGCGTACGACGACGCGCAGGGGGTGACGGCCGAGTTCAACAAGAACGTCCTGGCCGTCGTCAACCGGGAGTTGGGCGCGGATTTCCACACCGACGACTTCGCGCACGTCGCGGTGTGGAATCGGGAGCACGAGTGGATCGAGATGCGGCTGCGGGCCCGGTCGGAGCTGGTGGTGAAGGTCCGGGCGCTGGATCTGGTGGTGCCGTTCGCGGCGGGTGAGGAGATCCTGACGGAGGTCTCCGCGAAGTTCCGTCAGGAGGGCGTACGCAAGGAACTCGCCGAGGCGGGGCTGGAGTTGACGCAGTGGTGGACGGACACCGAGGGCCGCTTCGCGCTGTCCCTGGCGGTGGCCGACGGGGAGGACGGCTGGGCCGGCACTCCTGCGAGCAGTGAGGAGGCGGGGACCGGGTCGCAGGCGAGCGCGGCCTGA
- a CDS encoding GNAT family N-acetyltransferase has product MTIAPLSPSTLPPTVSPIVTAAAVPAAVTPAAVPAAAPLAAPAALPATPHYAVRLARNEDEVRAAQRLRHQVFAGELGARLDGPEPGLDSDAFDAYCDHLLVVEEETEQVVGTYRLLPPERAAVAGRLYSESEFDLSALAPVRPDLVEVGRSCVHPDHRNGAVIALIWAGLARYMDSSGHNWLAGCCSIPLADGGVLAAATRESVLTRNLAPEEYRVTPHLPWNPEGITFPARMELPPLLRGYLRLGAWVCGEPALDAEFGCADLYVLLSLRRTNPRYLKHFLSLAPAA; this is encoded by the coding sequence ATGACCATCGCCCCCCTGTCCCCGTCCACCCTTCCCCCCACCGTGAGCCCCATCGTCACCGCCGCGGCCGTCCCCGCTGCCGTCACCCCCGCCGCCGTCCCCGCGGCCGCACCCCTCGCGGCACCCGCCGCCCTCCCCGCCACCCCCCACTACGCCGTCCGCCTCGCCCGCAACGAGGACGAGGTACGCGCCGCCCAGCGGCTGCGCCACCAGGTCTTCGCCGGCGAGCTCGGCGCCCGCCTCGACGGACCCGAGCCCGGCCTGGACTCCGACGCCTTCGACGCGTACTGCGACCACCTCCTCGTCGTCGAGGAGGAGACCGAGCAGGTCGTCGGCACCTACCGGCTGCTGCCCCCCGAGCGCGCCGCCGTCGCCGGCCGGCTCTACTCCGAGAGCGAGTTCGACCTCTCCGCCCTCGCCCCGGTCCGCCCCGACCTCGTCGAGGTCGGCCGCTCCTGCGTCCACCCCGACCACCGCAACGGCGCCGTCATCGCCCTGATCTGGGCCGGCCTCGCCCGCTACATGGACAGCTCCGGCCACAACTGGCTCGCCGGCTGCTGCTCGATACCGCTCGCCGACGGCGGGGTCCTGGCCGCCGCCACCCGCGAGAGCGTCCTCACCCGCAACCTCGCCCCCGAGGAGTACCGGGTCACCCCCCACCTCCCCTGGAACCCCGAGGGAATCACCTTCCCGGCGCGCATGGAACTGCCCCCGCTGCTCCGCGGCTACCTGCGCCTGGGCGCCTGGGTCTGCGGCGAGCCCGCCCTCGACGCCGAGTTCGGCTGCGCCGACCTCTACGTCCTGCTTTCCCTGCGGCGCACCAACCCGCGCTACCTCAAGCACTTCCTCTCGCTCGCCCCGGCCGCATGA
- a CDS encoding extracellular solute-binding protein encodes MKMRLLAVCTALAAATALTGCSRLAGSAEGTQKVTLWLMKGSASEDFIAKFTASFEREHAGVDLDVKIQEWTGIGEKVNAVLAGKSSESADVIEVGNTQVAQYIEAGGLSELTLEGLREWGNKDWLKGLSDPGSINGAQYGIPWYAANRVVIYNKDLFASAGIKTPPKNRQDWIQATQKLDKGDQQGIYLAGQNWYVLSGFIWDEGGDLAVETSGQWTGTLDDEKALAGMEFYKQLQALGDGPEDADEETPPQSEVFARGHVAQIIAPPGQAAAIEAANPALKGRLGFFPIPGKTSDKPGAVFTGGSDLIIPERTKQRARAVDVITALVSETWQTELARTMSYVPNKTTLAHVVDGNEGAASMAPGAAQGRATPKSARWAQVEAENPIKPYMTAVLTGQDPRQAAKAASDAITKVLNADR; translated from the coding sequence GTGAAGATGCGCCTCCTCGCCGTGTGCACCGCCCTCGCCGCCGCGACCGCCCTCACCGGCTGCAGCCGGCTGGCAGGATCGGCCGAAGGGACGCAGAAGGTGACGCTCTGGCTGATGAAGGGCAGCGCGTCGGAGGACTTCATCGCGAAGTTCACCGCCTCCTTCGAAAGGGAGCACGCCGGCGTCGACCTCGACGTCAAGATCCAGGAGTGGACGGGCATCGGCGAGAAGGTCAATGCCGTGCTCGCCGGCAAGAGCAGCGAGAGCGCCGACGTCATCGAGGTCGGCAACACACAGGTCGCCCAGTACATCGAGGCGGGCGGCCTGTCCGAACTCACCCTCGAGGGCCTGCGCGAGTGGGGCAACAAGGACTGGCTCAAGGGTCTCTCCGACCCCGGAAGCATCAACGGGGCCCAGTACGGAATCCCCTGGTACGCCGCCAACCGGGTGGTGATCTACAACAAGGACCTCTTCGCGAGCGCCGGGATCAAGACCCCGCCCAAGAACCGGCAGGACTGGATCCAGGCCACCCAGAAGCTCGACAAGGGCGACCAGCAGGGCATCTACCTGGCCGGGCAGAACTGGTACGTCCTCTCCGGGTTCATCTGGGACGAGGGCGGCGACCTCGCCGTCGAGACGAGCGGACAGTGGACCGGCACCCTCGACGACGAGAAGGCCCTGGCCGGCATGGAGTTCTACAAGCAGCTGCAGGCCCTCGGCGACGGCCCCGAGGACGCCGACGAGGAGACGCCCCCGCAGTCCGAGGTCTTCGCCCGCGGCCACGTCGCCCAGATCATCGCCCCGCCCGGCCAGGCCGCCGCGATCGAGGCCGCCAACCCCGCGCTCAAGGGCAGGCTCGGCTTCTTCCCGATCCCCGGCAAGACCTCCGACAAGCCCGGCGCCGTCTTCACCGGCGGCTCCGACCTGATCATCCCCGAACGGACGAAGCAGCGGGCCCGAGCCGTCGACGTGATCACCGCCCTGGTCAGCGAAACCTGGCAGACCGAGCTCGCCCGCACGATGAGCTACGTACCGAACAAGACCACCCTCGCGCACGTGGTCGACGGCAACGAGGGCGCCGCGAGCATGGCGCCCGGAGCCGCCCAGGGCCGGGCCACCCCGAAGTCCGCCCGCTGGGCCCAGGTCGAGGCCGAGAACCCGATCAAGCCCTACATGACGGCCGTACTCACCGGCCAGGACCCCCGGCAGGCCGCCAAGGCGGCCTCGGACGCGATCACCAAGGTCCTCAACGCCGACCGCTGA
- a CDS encoding dodecin → MSNHTYRVTEIVGTSPEGIDQAIHNGITRAGQTLRNLDWFEVTQVRGHIENGAIAHYQVGLKVGFRLDGED, encoded by the coding sequence ATGTCCAACCACACCTACCGGGTGACCGAAATCGTCGGCACCTCCCCCGAGGGCATCGATCAGGCCATCCACAACGGGATCACCCGGGCGGGCCAGACGCTGCGCAACCTGGACTGGTTCGAGGTCACACAGGTACGCGGCCACATCGAGAACGGCGCGATCGCGCACTACCAGGTGGGCCTGAAGGTCGGCTTCCGCCTGGACGGCGAGGACTGA
- a CDS encoding calcium-binding protein, whose amino-acid sequence MTHAHLRPAGRRRRRPGRTTGVLAAALGLALVLALPGAAVAAPGDLDPTFGPDGRVVTSFPGSAEGHDIARQADGKLVVVGLSEAGFALARYDTDGSLDSAFAGDGTVTSDFGGGNHSANAVAIQPSDGKIVVAGTTEVLAEEGGGCCFFSVARYNTDGTLDSGFGNGGLVRVDEFGGSADGADVAVQPDGKIIAAGKGGGGGFALVRLDAGGNLDPSLGGDGAVVAGFTPASPQDAGGTARGMALQPDGKIVSVGYVGNTAFDIGVARYLPNGSLDPAFSGDGMVTADFGGTEFGNAVAVQPDGKVVAAGSGGVGVALLRYNADGSPDGGFGTGGRTSVRFPGDGGGANAMALQPNGKIVIAGQADDPNSQEGNDFGLARFNTNGTVDTGFDGDGFVVTGFLDWDDARGVLVQPDGKIVAAGYGAGYAFAVARYQGGDGTAPPPPPSADLSVTQTGTATVSIGDRASYTVTVSNSAASTATATGVTLTDTLSGAGAGLTSAAPSQGTCTTTAAGANCALGSLAPGASATVTVTAEPRATGTVTNTANVSATQQDPVTTDNRATATTSVNNARGCTIIGTSGADTLTGGYGNDVICALGGNDTVRASYGNDTVHGGYGNDNIDGGFGDDTLNGGPGNDTLTGYYGNDRLTTTDSVSGNDTANGGTGTDTCTTDPGDIRISCP is encoded by the coding sequence ATGACCCACGCACACCTGAGACCGGCGGGGCGGCGGCGCCGCAGGCCGGGCCGGACGACCGGGGTGCTGGCCGCCGCGCTCGGCCTGGCGCTCGTACTCGCGCTGCCCGGCGCCGCGGTGGCCGCACCCGGCGACCTGGATCCGACGTTCGGACCCGACGGCCGGGTGGTCACTTCCTTCCCCGGGTCCGCGGAGGGCCACGACATCGCGCGGCAGGCCGACGGCAAGCTGGTCGTGGTGGGCCTGAGCGAGGCGGGCTTCGCGCTCGCCCGGTACGACACCGACGGCAGCCTCGACTCCGCCTTCGCCGGAGACGGTACGGTGACCAGCGACTTCGGCGGCGGCAACCACTCGGCCAACGCGGTGGCGATCCAGCCCTCGGACGGGAAGATCGTCGTGGCGGGCACCACCGAGGTGCTCGCGGAGGAAGGCGGCGGCTGCTGCTTCTTCTCCGTGGCCCGCTACAACACCGACGGCACCCTGGACTCGGGCTTCGGCAACGGCGGCCTGGTACGGGTCGACGAGTTCGGCGGGTCCGCGGACGGCGCGGACGTGGCGGTGCAGCCCGACGGCAAGATCATCGCCGCGGGCAAGGGCGGCGGCGGAGGCTTCGCGCTGGTCCGGCTCGACGCCGGCGGAAACCTGGACCCGAGCCTCGGCGGCGACGGCGCGGTGGTCGCGGGGTTCACGCCCGCCTCGCCCCAGGACGCCGGCGGCACCGCCCGCGGCATGGCCCTCCAGCCGGACGGCAAGATCGTCTCGGTCGGGTACGTGGGCAACACCGCCTTCGACATCGGCGTGGCCCGCTACCTGCCCAACGGCAGCCTCGACCCCGCCTTCAGCGGTGACGGCATGGTGACCGCGGACTTCGGCGGCACCGAGTTCGGCAACGCCGTGGCGGTGCAGCCGGACGGCAAGGTCGTCGCCGCGGGATCCGGCGGTGTCGGCGTCGCCCTGCTGCGCTACAACGCCGACGGCAGTCCCGACGGCGGCTTCGGTACGGGTGGTCGCACCTCGGTCCGCTTCCCCGGCGACGGCGGCGGCGCGAACGCCATGGCGCTCCAGCCGAACGGCAAGATCGTCATCGCGGGGCAGGCCGACGACCCGAACAGCCAGGAGGGCAACGACTTCGGCCTGGCCCGCTTCAACACCAACGGCACGGTGGACACCGGCTTCGACGGCGACGGCTTCGTCGTCACGGGCTTCCTGGACTGGGACGACGCCCGCGGGGTGCTCGTACAGCCGGACGGCAAGATCGTCGCGGCGGGCTACGGGGCAGGCTACGCCTTCGCCGTCGCCCGCTACCAGGGCGGCGACGGCACGGCGCCGCCCCCGCCGCCGAGTGCGGACCTGTCGGTGACGCAGACCGGTACGGCCACCGTGAGCATCGGCGACCGTGCCTCGTACACGGTGACGGTCTCCAACTCCGCGGCATCCACCGCCACCGCGACCGGCGTCACGCTGACGGACACGCTCTCCGGCGCCGGTGCGGGCCTCACCTCGGCCGCTCCCTCGCAAGGGACGTGTACGACCACTGCGGCCGGCGCCAACTGCGCCCTCGGCTCGCTGGCCCCGGGCGCGAGCGCGACGGTCACGGTGACGGCCGAGCCCCGGGCCACCGGCACGGTCACGAACACGGCGAACGTCAGCGCCACCCAGCAGGACCCGGTGACCACCGACAACAGGGCCACCGCGACCACTTCGGTGAACAACGCGCGCGGCTGCACGATCATCGGCACCAGCGGTGCGGACACGCTGACCGGCGGCTACGGCAACGACGTGATCTGCGCCCTCGGCGGCAACGACACCGTCCGCGCGAGCTACGGCAACGACACCGTCCACGGCGGCTACGGCAACGACAACATCGACGGCGGCTTCGGCGACGACACCCTGAACGGCGGCCCGGGCAACGACACCCTGACCGGCTACTACGGCAACGACCGCCTCACCACCACCGACTCCGTCTCGGGCAACGACACCGCCAACGGCGGAACCGGCACCGACACCTGCACCACCGACCCGGGCGACATCCGCATCAGCTGCCCCTGA
- a CDS encoding MBL fold metallo-hydrolase, translating into MTDAPLGRSAAYKVLTTGYVGSTGPGVAATVSYVHDAGRHVIFDPGMVASHDDILAPLAELGLGPEDITDVVLSHHHPDNTMNVGLFGRARVHDHKVEYLGDQWTNRDAEGYELTPSLRLIRTPGHSHEDITLLAGTDSGVVAFAGDLWWHANGPADDPVAPDREVLRASRLRVLAAADLIVPGHGGPFKGDDTTPR; encoded by the coding sequence ATGACAGACGCACCGCTCGGCCGCAGCGCCGCATACAAGGTCCTGACCACCGGCTACGTGGGCTCCACCGGCCCCGGAGTCGCCGCGACCGTCTCCTACGTACACGACGCGGGACGGCACGTGATCTTCGACCCGGGCATGGTGGCGAGCCACGACGACATCCTTGCCCCGCTCGCGGAACTGGGCCTCGGCCCCGAGGACATCACCGACGTGGTGCTCAGCCACCACCACCCCGACAACACCATGAACGTGGGCCTCTTCGGCCGCGCCCGGGTGCACGACCACAAGGTGGAGTACCTGGGTGACCAGTGGACGAACCGCGACGCGGAGGGCTACGAACTCACCCCGTCGCTCCGGCTGATCCGCACCCCGGGCCACAGCCACGAGGACATCACGCTGCTGGCCGGCACGGACTCGGGCGTGGTGGCCTTCGCCGGCGACCTGTGGTGGCACGCGAACGGCCCGGCGGACGACCCGGTGGCCCCGGACCGCGAGGTACTGCGCGCCTCCCGCCTGCGGGTGCTGGCCGCGGCGGATCTGATCGTGCCCGGCCACGGAGGCCCCTTCAAGGGCGATGACACCACCCCTCGTTAA
- a CDS encoding GlxA family transcriptional regulator, translating into MLAVGIVTEVFGPHGAALPGFDFALCGDRPGPVPTDCGVALSIAHGLDRLAGADLLIALPGAGFRTPPAPAVLDALRAAHERGAVVAAHCVGTFALAAAGLLDGRRATTHWRFAELLAGRHPDVTVEPDALYIDEGSVVTGAGAAAGFDLCLHLLRREHGAALANGVSRDMVLPSHRDGGQAQYLAAPVPENGRDERLAEVLGWAREHLHEPLPVTELARRAMMSRRSFARRFTAATGTTPHAWLRSLRLSKAEELLETTDLPVEEIARRVGYGSAAVLREQFVRRRGVPPRAYRRAFTRTTQEPVRAPRPPLLPPVG; encoded by the coding sequence ATGCTCGCCGTCGGCATCGTCACCGAGGTGTTCGGTCCCCACGGAGCGGCGCTGCCCGGTTTCGACTTCGCCCTGTGCGGCGACCGGCCCGGCCCTGTGCCCACGGACTGCGGCGTAGCGCTCTCCATCGCGCACGGACTGGACCGGCTCGCGGGCGCCGATCTGCTGATCGCCCTGCCCGGGGCCGGATTCCGTACGCCACCCGCCCCCGCCGTACTCGACGCGCTGAGGGCCGCGCACGAGCGCGGCGCCGTGGTCGCGGCCCACTGCGTCGGGACGTTCGCGCTCGCCGCCGCCGGCCTGCTCGACGGCCGGCGGGCGACCACCCACTGGAGGTTCGCCGAACTGCTCGCCGGCCGCCACCCGGACGTCACCGTGGAACCCGACGCGCTCTACATCGACGAAGGGAGCGTCGTCACGGGCGCGGGGGCCGCGGCGGGCTTCGACCTGTGCCTCCACCTGCTGCGGCGGGAGCACGGTGCCGCGCTGGCCAACGGGGTCTCCCGGGACATGGTGCTGCCCTCCCACCGCGACGGCGGGCAGGCCCAGTACCTGGCCGCGCCGGTCCCCGAGAACGGCCGGGACGAGCGGCTCGCCGAGGTCCTCGGCTGGGCCCGCGAGCACCTCCACGAGCCGCTGCCCGTCACGGAACTGGCCCGCCGCGCGATGATGAGCAGACGCTCCTTCGCCCGCCGCTTCACCGCCGCGACCGGCACGACCCCGCACGCCTGGCTGCGCAGCCTGCGCCTGAGCAAGGCCGAGGAACTCCTCGAAACCACCGACCTCCCGGTCGAGGAGATCGCCCGCCGGGTCGGATACGGGAGCGCCGCGGTGCTGCGCGAACAGTTCGTACGCCGCCGCGGAGTCCCGCCCCGCGCCTACCGCCGCGCCTTCACCCGCACGACGCAGGAACCCGTCCGCGCACCACGTCCACCACTCCTGCCCCCCGTGGGCTGA